Proteins from a single region of Dyadobacter fanqingshengii:
- a CDS encoding glycoside hydrolase family 130 protein — protein MKKIFTGLALTLTMLAGVAFAQTENKLPDWTFGGFQRPAGVNPVISPDSTTTFFCPMNKRQVDWESNDTFNPAATIKDGKIVVLYRAEDKAGRAIGKRTSRLGYAESEDGITFKRRKEPVLYPAEDGQKKNEWPGGCEDPRVAVTEDGLYVIIYTQWNQDKARLGIATSRDLLKWEKHGPAFSKAFNGKFNEIWSKSGSIITKLVGDKQVIAKINGKYWLYFGEANVNLASSTDLINWTPLVDKNENLVNLISPRKGFFDSNLTECGPPAIVTEKGIVLLYNGKNDKGEDGDKRFTPNSYCAGQVLFDKNDPSKVLARLDVPFFRPMESFEKSGQYVAGTVFIEGMVYFKNKWLLYYGCADSRVGVAVYDPKTKTPGDPLP, from the coding sequence ATGAAAAAAATATTTACCGGCCTCGCACTCACGCTGACAATGCTTGCGGGAGTTGCATTTGCCCAAACGGAAAACAAGCTTCCCGACTGGACATTCGGCGGTTTCCAGCGACCGGCTGGTGTTAACCCCGTTATTTCGCCAGATTCGACCACCACGTTTTTTTGTCCAATGAACAAAAGACAGGTCGATTGGGAATCCAATGATACTTTTAACCCCGCTGCAACAATAAAGGACGGAAAAATCGTAGTGCTTTATCGTGCAGAAGACAAGGCAGGCCGGGCCATCGGAAAACGGACATCACGCCTTGGTTATGCAGAAAGTGAAGACGGAATCACATTCAAGAGACGCAAAGAACCCGTTTTATATCCCGCAGAAGACGGCCAGAAAAAGAACGAATGGCCGGGTGGTTGTGAAGATCCGCGCGTTGCTGTGACAGAAGACGGCTTATATGTGATCATTTACACACAGTGGAACCAGGACAAAGCTCGGCTTGGGATTGCAACTTCCAGGGATTTATTAAAATGGGAAAAACATGGCCCGGCATTTTCTAAAGCTTTTAATGGGAAGTTCAACGAAATCTGGTCAAAATCAGGATCTATTATTACGAAACTCGTTGGTGACAAGCAGGTTATTGCAAAAATAAATGGTAAATACTGGCTCTATTTCGGCGAGGCAAATGTTAACCTCGCTTCGTCTACCGACCTCATCAACTGGACGCCGCTTGTAGATAAAAACGAAAATCTGGTTAATCTGATTTCTCCGAGAAAAGGCTTTTTTGACAGTAACTTAACAGAATGCGGCCCACCAGCCATTGTTACCGAAAAAGGAATTGTGCTTTTATATAATGGTAAAAACGACAAGGGTGAAGACGGCGACAAGCGTTTTACACCCAACAGTTACTGCGCCGGACAGGTTTTATTTGATAAAAATGATCCTTCCAAAGTGCTGGCGAGACTGGACGTTCCCTTCTTCCGTCCTATGGAATCATTTGAAAAAAGTGGACAGTATGTGGCAGGAACCGTTTTCATTGAAGGAATGGTCTATTTCAAAAACAAATGGCTCCTATACTATGGCTGCGCTGACTCGCGCGTAGGTGTGGCGGTTTACGATCCTAAAACGAAAACCCCGGGCGACCCGCTTCCCTGA
- a CDS encoding ThuA domain-containing protein, which yields MQKTLKSLLFISFATLIFSFISVQASAQGDDAGKYRVVYKGDKGPGVGKNIVFIATDHEYRGEESLPALARILAKRYGFNCTVVYALDSAGNIFPGGSNIKGLDILDKADLLVMFMRFAHFPDAEMQHIDDYVKRGGPIVAFRTSTHAFDIKNNPKWAHYGWDYKGEKTDWKDGFGEYVLGETWVSHYGTNHQQSSKIIIEKSQAEHPIMRGVKDMWVQSGGYTAEPKGTVLAKGEVLNGMTATSEPDKTKEMLPVAWIKDYQVENGKKGRSFTTTHGASEDLLNEGFRRMALNAAFWAMGMETEIKPNNDIAFVGPYKPTTFNFSGYKANVKPSDLAGWDSLIMPGEIVKKKTK from the coding sequence ATGCAAAAAACCTTGAAATCATTGCTGTTCATCAGCTTTGCCACATTAATATTCAGTTTTATATCGGTTCAGGCCAGCGCGCAAGGCGATGACGCCGGCAAATATCGCGTCGTTTACAAAGGTGATAAGGGACCGGGCGTTGGTAAAAACATCGTTTTCATCGCCACCGACCACGAATACAGAGGCGAAGAATCACTGCCAGCATTAGCAAGGATCTTAGCTAAACGTTACGGTTTCAACTGCACGGTCGTATATGCGCTGGACTCAGCAGGCAACATTTTTCCGGGTGGTTCCAACATCAAAGGCCTTGATATCCTGGATAAGGCCGATCTGCTGGTCATGTTCATGCGCTTCGCCCATTTTCCCGATGCAGAAATGCAGCATATCGATGATTATGTGAAAAGAGGCGGGCCTATTGTCGCATTCAGGACGTCTACGCACGCTTTTGACATTAAAAACAATCCTAAATGGGCACATTACGGCTGGGATTACAAAGGTGAAAAGACCGACTGGAAAGACGGTTTCGGCGAGTATGTGCTCGGTGAAACCTGGGTTTCCCATTACGGCACCAACCACCAGCAATCGTCCAAAATCATTATTGAAAAATCACAAGCCGAGCATCCGATCATGCGCGGCGTGAAAGATATGTGGGTGCAGTCCGGCGGTTACACGGCCGAGCCTAAGGGAACTGTCCTCGCAAAAGGCGAGGTGTTAAATGGCATGACTGCAACTTCCGAGCCTGACAAAACGAAAGAAATGCTTCCGGTTGCCTGGATTAAGGATTACCAGGTTGAAAACGGCAAAAAAGGACGCTCGTTCACAACCACACATGGCGCATCGGAGGATTTGCTGAATGAAGGCTTCCGCCGGATGGCGCTGAATGCAGCTTTTTGGGCCATGGGCATGGAAACAGAAATTAAGCCCAATAACGACATTGCATTTGTAGGACCTTACAAACCCACAACTTTCAATTTCAGCGGTTATAAGGCCAATGTCAAACCATCGGATCTGGCAGGCTGGGATTCGCTCATTATGCCCGGCGAGATCGTCAAAAAGAAGACAAAGTAA
- a CDS encoding fasciclin domain-containing protein gives MKTSMKITSFFAVALMTAFSAFAQEKTVMVGGAEMYPSKNIIENAVNSKDHTTLVAAVKAAGLVETLSGAGPFTVFAPVNAAFAALPAGTVDNLLKPENKATLTSVLTYHVIPGKVDSKSVAKMIKDGNGKAMAKTVQGAELTFSMDGKDLIVTDAKGNKGKVTIADVYQSNGVIHVVDKVLMP, from the coding sequence ATGAAAACGTCGATGAAAATTACAAGCTTTTTTGCAGTGGCTTTAATGACTGCATTTAGTGCATTTGCGCAGGAAAAAACAGTAATGGTAGGCGGAGCAGAAATGTATCCTTCTAAGAACATTATTGAAAACGCAGTTAATTCAAAAGACCACACCACATTGGTTGCAGCTGTAAAAGCAGCCGGATTGGTAGAAACATTATCTGGCGCAGGTCCTTTCACCGTATTCGCACCGGTAAATGCAGCATTTGCAGCGCTTCCGGCAGGAACGGTTGATAATCTGTTGAAACCAGAAAACAAAGCAACATTGACATCGGTTTTGACTTACCACGTTATTCCTGGAAAAGTTGATTCTAAATCAGTTGCTAAAATGATTAAAGACGGCAACGGAAAAGCAATGGCAAAAACGGTTCAGGGAGCTGAGCTTACTTTTTCTATGGACGGAAAAGACCTTATCGTGACAGATGCAAAAGGTAACAAAGGCAAAGTAACGATCGCGGACGTTTACCAATCCAATGGTGTGATCCACGTAGTTGACAAAGTTTTGATGCCTTAA
- a CDS encoding sugar phosphate isomerase/epimerase family protein produces the protein MPENNYPKLHNATWPGIVGKGSDSEPIISFDTMLEKTASAEVDGVRFDGVDLGLFDPHVGIYMNQDGGAERLAEKLSGLNLEVGSLVANVWAGSAMGTKEAKDTFIEQVRQACVFGKQLRDLGIRQGGVIRVDSAASPEVWSADPAANTKQIAETFRRACDVAADFGEKIAAEGEICWGGMHSWKAMLDTLKAVDRPNMGFQADMSHTFLYLLGYNAPEHRILPVDFQWGDRFALEEGLKKMTAELRPYTFDFHVAQNDGTVHGTGSHDKTGRHCLATDPNGKLDITKDAGYWLRDENGNVTKAFRHICWDGCMFPNEVMTNQQTWNDILAALVKVRQAHGWYQEDKVVSPIV, from the coding sequence ATGCCTGAAAATAATTATCCTAAGCTTCACAATGCCACATGGCCTGGGATTGTGGGTAAAGGTTCCGACTCGGAGCCGATTATTTCTTTTGATACAATGCTTGAAAAAACTGCCTCTGCGGAAGTGGACGGCGTTCGTTTTGACGGCGTTGATCTGGGCCTTTTCGACCCGCATGTTGGCATTTATATGAACCAGGACGGCGGTGCCGAACGCCTGGCTGAAAAGCTGAGCGGCCTGAACCTTGAAGTGGGAAGTCTTGTGGCCAATGTTTGGGCTGGTTCTGCAATGGGAACGAAGGAAGCAAAAGACACATTTATCGAGCAGGTGCGTCAGGCTTGCGTTTTTGGTAAACAACTGCGTGACCTCGGCATTCGTCAGGGCGGGGTAATCCGTGTTGACTCAGCCGCTTCGCCCGAAGTTTGGTCTGCTGATCCTGCTGCAAACACGAAGCAAATCGCGGAAACATTCAGACGCGCTTGTGACGTGGCTGCTGATTTTGGTGAAAAAATTGCTGCCGAAGGTGAAATCTGCTGGGGCGGGATGCATAGCTGGAAGGCAATGCTCGACACGTTGAAGGCAGTGGATCGCCCGAATATGGGTTTCCAGGCCGATATGTCACATACATTCCTTTATCTTTTGGGTTACAATGCGCCTGAACACCGCATTTTGCCTGTGGATTTCCAATGGGGCGACCGCTTTGCTTTGGAAGAAGGTTTGAAAAAAATGACTGCTGAATTGCGGCCTTATACATTCGATTTCCACGTTGCACAAAACGACGGAACGGTTCATGGAACAGGTTCGCACGACAAAACAGGGCGTCACTGCCTGGCAACAGATCCAAACGGGAAACTGGACATTACAAAAGACGCCGGATATTGGCTGCGGGATGAAAACGGCAATGTTACCAAGGCATTCCGTCACATTTGCTGGGATGGCTGCATGTTCCCGAACGAGGTGATGACCAACCAGCAAACCTGGAATGACATTCTTGCGGCGCTCGTGAAAGTGCGTCAGGCGCATGGCTGGTATCAGGAAGATAAAGTTGTTTCTCCTATCGTTTAA
- a CDS encoding aldose 1-epimerase family protein, with amino-acid sequence MESAEHINQDWKEKVGNHVQIGGIETSVLDNGAGRGTRIAWINTGAGLRFKVVIDRAMDIAEAFYNQHSLAWLSHGGITYPQPFSDKGIDWLRTFGGGLLTTCGLTHVGGPESDSFGDRGLHGLISNSPAEIVSIIQPDVRAGKLEMSITGIIRETKPFGPSLELKRTISATLGQPGIRIHDEVTNKGNTPSPHMLLYHFNFGWPLADEGTDILWRGKWHPRHGEENAKIFKEGNDFKKCPAPLDDHLGSGEEVALVEIEADIFGDSVCGLYNEKIGLAVGLKFKKEQLPWMANWQHWGKGEYVTGLEPSTHPLSGQAQAREDKTLIFIEPEETKVYDLELNVMTEKEAIDEYFL; translated from the coding sequence ATGGAAAGTGCGGAGCATATAAATCAAGACTGGAAAGAGAAAGTAGGCAATCATGTACAGATAGGCGGAATAGAAACGTCTGTCCTGGACAATGGTGCCGGAAGAGGCACGCGGATCGCCTGGATTAACACAGGGGCCGGGCTACGTTTCAAAGTGGTCATTGACAGGGCAATGGACATTGCAGAAGCATTTTACAATCAGCATAGTCTGGCGTGGCTGAGTCATGGCGGCATCACTTATCCGCAGCCATTTTCAGATAAAGGAATTGATTGGTTAAGGACATTTGGAGGCGGTTTGCTCACAACTTGCGGCCTTACGCACGTAGGCGGGCCAGAGTCGGATAGTTTTGGAGACAGAGGCTTGCACGGTTTGATCAGCAATTCACCCGCAGAAATCGTTTCAATCATTCAGCCGGATGTAAGAGCTGGAAAGCTGGAAATGAGCATTACGGGCATAATCAGGGAAACAAAACCATTTGGGCCAAGTCTGGAACTGAAACGGACCATTTCAGCAACATTAGGCCAGCCCGGAATCCGCATTCATGACGAAGTGACCAATAAAGGCAACACGCCTTCGCCGCATATGCTTTTGTATCATTTCAACTTCGGCTGGCCGCTGGCTGACGAAGGCACTGATATTCTTTGGAGAGGCAAATGGCATCCAAGGCATGGCGAAGAGAATGCAAAGATTTTCAAAGAAGGAAACGATTTCAAAAAGTGCCCCGCACCATTGGATGATCATCTCGGAAGCGGCGAAGAAGTGGCTTTGGTTGAGATTGAGGCGGATATTTTCGGCGACAGCGTTTGCGGACTTTATAACGAAAAAATCGGCCTGGCGGTTGGACTAAAATTTAAAAAAGAACAACTGCCCTGGATGGCCAACTGGCAACATTGGGGAAAAGGCGAATATGTAACCGGGCTGGAACCGAGCACGCATCCATTATCCGGGCAGGCCCAGGCGAGGGAGGATAAGACATTGATTTTCATCGAGCCGGAGGAAACGAAGGTCTATGATTTGGAATTGAATGTGATGACCGAGAAGGAAGCGATTGATGAATACTTTTTATGA
- a CDS encoding sugar phosphate isomerase/epimerase family protein codes for MNKIGFNVLAWTAAVSDDLFPILDRLKGIGYDGAEFYLGPQESAAYQRVGNYTKDIGLETTAVMTLGADENPVSESVEVRQKALDKIKWAVDRAHDLNAKIICGPFHSAHTVFVNRPALDQEYALAGEVLHAAADYAAQANITFALEALNRFECYLCNTMEQLLKLVKAANHPHVRAMFDTHHSNIEEKKYSTALQTIAPVLAHVHISENDRGTPGDGQVLWDDAFSSLAAIKYQGWLTIEAFSRNDPDFANAIGVWREFSDPWDIAENGYKFIREMSLKHGL; via the coding sequence ATGAATAAAATAGGATTTAATGTGCTTGCCTGGACGGCGGCGGTTTCTGATGATCTTTTTCCCATTTTAGACCGGTTGAAAGGAATCGGTTACGACGGAGCGGAATTTTATTTAGGCCCTCAGGAATCTGCTGCTTACCAACGTGTTGGAAATTATACCAAAGACATTGGTTTGGAAACCACAGCCGTAATGACCCTCGGCGCGGATGAAAATCCCGTGAGCGAATCGGTGGAAGTGAGGCAAAAAGCTTTGGATAAAATCAAATGGGCTGTCGATCGCGCACATGACCTGAATGCAAAAATAATCTGCGGACCTTTTCATTCTGCGCATACGGTTTTTGTCAATCGGCCTGCGTTGGATCAGGAATATGCATTGGCTGGAGAAGTTTTGCATGCCGCCGCGGATTATGCCGCACAAGCCAACATTACATTCGCATTGGAAGCATTGAACCGTTTTGAATGCTATTTGTGCAACACCATGGAGCAGCTGCTCAAACTCGTTAAAGCCGCAAACCATCCCCATGTGCGGGCGATGTTTGACACACATCATTCCAACATTGAAGAGAAAAAATATTCGACAGCATTGCAGACCATAGCACCCGTTTTGGCTCACGTTCATATTAGCGAAAACGATCGCGGAACGCCGGGTGACGGACAGGTGCTTTGGGATGATGCGTTTTCTTCCTTGGCAGCAATTAAATATCAGGGCTGGCTTACGATTGAAGCATTTTCAAGGAATGACCCGGATTTTGCAAATGCAATCGGAGTCTGGCGCGAATTTTCAGATCCGTGGGACATTGCTGAGAATGGCTACAAATTCATCCGCGAAATGAGCCTGAAACACGGTCTTTAA
- a CDS encoding 3-keto-disaccharide hydrolase, producing MNSRFISAGLILAVLLTIGSQISCVAQKKEKGYVSIFDGKSLKGWDGDPKYWRVENGNLVGEITPETLLKTNSFIIWKGGEPADFELKGSVKIATAGNSGVNYRSEQLTDVPFALKGYQADIDGKNNYTGQNYEERKRTTLAYRGQKTTIKPYKGENTPEAVRAGVKGNAWTGLEVTGSLGSSDSLKTLIKSEDWNEFHIIAKGNRLQHYINGVLMSDVTDNDTVNGKKSGLLGVQVHVGPPMKVEYKDLRIKQ from the coding sequence ATGAATTCCAGATTTATCAGCGCCGGACTTATCCTGGCCGTTTTATTGACCATCGGAAGCCAGATTTCATGCGTAGCCCAGAAGAAAGAAAAAGGCTATGTATCCATTTTTGATGGCAAATCATTAAAGGGCTGGGATGGAGATCCGAAATACTGGAGAGTTGAAAACGGAAATCTTGTAGGAGAAATCACACCGGAAACCCTTTTGAAAACAAATTCTTTCATCATCTGGAAGGGCGGCGAGCCAGCAGATTTTGAATTGAAAGGTTCGGTAAAAATTGCGACTGCCGGTAATTCAGGAGTAAATTACAGAAGCGAGCAACTAACAGACGTTCCTTTTGCGCTCAAAGGTTACCAGGCTGATATCGACGGAAAAAACAATTATACCGGCCAGAATTATGAAGAGCGCAAAAGAACAACGCTTGCATATCGCGGTCAGAAAACAACGATCAAGCCTTACAAAGGAGAAAATACGCCGGAGGCCGTTCGTGCAGGTGTGAAGGGCAATGCCTGGACAGGTCTGGAAGTAACCGGTTCATTAGGAAGCTCGGATTCATTAAAGACTTTGATCAAAAGCGAAGACTGGAACGAATTCCACATTATCGCCAAAGGGAACCGTCTGCAACATTATATTAACGGCGTATTGATGAGTGACGTTACTGATAATGATACGGTTAATGGTAAAAAAAGCGGATTGCTTGGCGTACAGGTTCACGTGGGCCCGCCTATGAAAGTGGAATACAAAGATTTGAGAATCAAACAATAG
- a CDS encoding YceI family protein, protein MKKMFVFVFAGLLFNAAAMAGPDKKAADKTLAVDTKSSTITWGAKKVTGTHAGSVPVESGSLIVEGDKLKGGTFVADVKSLVVTDVTDKEMNGKLTGHLKSDDFFSVEKHPQAKLVISSVTPKGGDAYDVVGKLTIKGITQEVKFPATVKADAKKVTAVAKVTVDRTKYDIKFRSANFFENLGDKAIDNDFTLDVNLVANK, encoded by the coding sequence ATGAAAAAAATGTTTGTTTTCGTTTTTGCTGGTTTGCTGTTCAATGCCGCTGCAATGGCTGGCCCTGATAAAAAAGCTGCTGACAAAACACTTGCAGTAGACACAAAAAGCAGTACAATAACCTGGGGCGCTAAAAAAGTAACAGGAACGCATGCAGGCTCGGTGCCTGTTGAAAGCGGATCCTTGATCGTAGAAGGCGACAAACTGAAAGGTGGAACATTTGTAGCTGACGTGAAATCATTGGTTGTTACAGATGTTACCGACAAAGAAATGAACGGAAAACTAACCGGCCACTTGAAAAGCGATGACTTTTTCTCAGTTGAAAAACATCCTCAGGCTAAGTTGGTTATTTCGTCTGTTACACCAAAAGGCGGTGATGCTTACGATGTTGTAGGCAAATTGACCATCAAAGGAATTACGCAGGAGGTTAAATTCCCTGCAACAGTGAAGGCTGATGCTAAAAAAGTAACGGCTGTTGCCAAAGTAACGGTGGACCGTACCAAGTATGACATCAAATTCCGTTCGGCTAACTTCTTCGAAAACCTGGGAGACAAGGCGATCGACAATGATTTTACATTGGACGTGAACCTTGTGGCTAACAAATAA
- a CDS encoding class I mannose-6-phosphate isomerase, which translates to MGLSSIAEKALEQGKGILRLAPTWVPRSFCVPGRRIKLHPDDYYVLGGERGGIDERWLSSTTPAENGPLTGENEGLSQIVLEDESGVQKVTLRDAVEELKGEIIGNRLWDQYKSWPMYSKFFDNMGPLPHHIHHRDEHAAMVGQNGKPEAYYFPPQLNNHGGDFPYTFIGIAPGTSKEQIKECLMNFTKGDNKITNYSQAFRLEPGTGWDVPPGMLHAPGSLCTYEPQKASDIFAMYQSLVNEAVIPEELLWKGTPQDRIGDYDLLMEVIDWDLNVNPNLMEKHFMRPKPVKDVAEMEAEGYSENWICYKNEAYSAKELTVFPGQTVTIKDGGAYGMIVMQGHGKFGEWDIETPALIRYGQLTNDEFFVSEKAATEGVVISNPSKTDPIVILKHFGPGNPDLVL; encoded by the coding sequence ATGGGACTTTCGAGTATAGCCGAAAAGGCATTAGAGCAGGGAAAAGGGATTTTGCGTTTGGCGCCGACTTGGGTGCCGCGTTCATTCTGTGTGCCCGGCCGCAGGATCAAATTACATCCGGACGATTATTATGTACTGGGTGGAGAGCGTGGCGGTATCGATGAGCGCTGGTTATCTTCTACCACTCCCGCAGAGAACGGGCCGCTGACAGGCGAAAATGAAGGTTTGAGCCAAATCGTTCTGGAAGATGAGTCAGGCGTTCAAAAAGTCACATTGCGTGATGCGGTGGAAGAGCTGAAAGGCGAAATTATTGGTAACAGACTTTGGGATCAATACAAAAGCTGGCCGATGTATTCCAAGTTTTTTGACAATATGGGCCCGCTTCCGCACCATATCCACCACAGAGACGAGCACGCCGCCATGGTGGGTCAGAATGGAAAGCCGGAAGCCTACTATTTTCCGCCACAACTCAACAACCACGGCGGCGACTTTCCTTATACATTCATTGGTATTGCTCCCGGTACTTCCAAAGAACAGATCAAGGAGTGTCTGATGAACTTCACCAAGGGTGACAATAAAATCACTAACTACTCTCAGGCATTTCGTCTGGAACCGGGAACGGGCTGGGATGTGCCTCCTGGCATGCTGCACGCGCCGGGCAGCTTGTGCACGTATGAGCCGCAAAAAGCATCGGACATTTTCGCCATGTATCAATCGCTTGTCAACGAGGCGGTCATTCCGGAAGAGCTGCTTTGGAAAGGTACCCCGCAAGACAGAATTGGCGATTACGACTTGTTGATGGAAGTAATCGACTGGGATTTGAATGTCAATCCTAATTTGATGGAGAAACATTTCATGCGTCCGAAACCGGTGAAAGATGTTGCCGAGATGGAAGCGGAAGGATATAGCGAGAACTGGATTTGCTACAAGAACGAAGCTTACAGTGCCAAAGAACTGACCGTATTCCCTGGGCAAACCGTAACAATTAAAGACGGTGGCGCATACGGAATGATAGTGATGCAGGGCCACGGAAAATTCGGAGAATGGGACATTGAAACACCCGCATTGATCCGTTACGGACAACTGACCAACGATGAGTTTTTTGTGAGTGAAAAAGCTGCGACAGAGGGCGTTGTGATCAGCAATCCTTCCAAAACAGACCCAATTGTAATTCTGAAACACTTCGGTCCGGGAAATCCTGACCTTGTTCTTTAA
- a CDS encoding alpha/beta fold hydrolase, whose product MPTIKTNGINMYYEERGSGEPLLLIMGITAPGSVWNVHVADWKQHFRCIIGDNRGVGQTDKPAGAYTSEQMADDYAGLLDSLELENVHVVGCSMGSTIAQQLAIRHPKKVRSLVLMCPWARCDAYAKGLFQHIMNSKARFRPEEFSLYIQLLIFSKASWDDPKQHEELELGRKQDAVNPFPQPLHGLEGQAAACINHNALADLGKIEKPTLVIGGKEDIFTPVWMAQEVANGIPNAELFLYEKLGHAFHFENTDDFNLRVRDFLSRTH is encoded by the coding sequence ATGCCGACGATCAAGACCAACGGAATCAACATGTATTACGAAGAAAGGGGCTCCGGCGAGCCGCTTTTGCTGATCATGGGCATAACCGCGCCTGGGTCAGTCTGGAATGTGCATGTAGCCGATTGGAAACAGCATTTCCGTTGCATCATAGGCGATAACAGAGGCGTAGGACAAACAGACAAGCCAGCAGGCGCATACACAAGCGAGCAAATGGCCGACGATTATGCCGGTTTGCTGGACTCACTGGAACTGGAAAATGTGCATGTGGTAGGATGTTCCATGGGCAGCACCATTGCACAGCAACTGGCGATCCGGCATCCGAAAAAAGTGAGATCATTGGTATTAATGTGCCCTTGGGCGCGCTGTGACGCTTATGCGAAGGGATTATTCCAGCATATCATGAACAGCAAAGCCAGGTTCAGACCGGAGGAGTTTAGCTTATACATTCAATTATTGATCTTTTCAAAAGCATCCTGGGACGATCCAAAACAGCACGAAGAACTTGAACTGGGCAGAAAACAAGATGCTGTAAATCCATTTCCCCAACCATTGCACGGACTGGAAGGCCAGGCAGCTGCATGCATTAATCACAATGCGCTCGCTGATTTGGGTAAAATAGAAAAACCCACATTGGTGATCGGAGGAAAAGAAGACATTTTCACACCTGTTTGGATGGCACAAGAGGTCGCAAACGGCATTCCGAATGCAGAGCTATTCCTTTACGAGAAGCTCGGACATGCATTTCATTTTGAAAATACGGACGATTTTAATTTAAGAGTGAGGGATTTTCTTTCGAGAACACATTAA
- a CDS encoding sugar phosphate isomerase/epimerase family protein has protein sequence MSQTLPFRCGSEVYTWFMSNNGQTHQGRLGHMIEVIAKAGFTGIQPIFTWMGDLIDPDKLEAKLDEQGIELAALALALDWNEAEETEREREVADHAIKVLQRFPGAVLNTVQIPTGRHDLAERQKRLVNIVNTVSKRAAEKGIPCSYHPNSPHTSIIRTAEDYKIVLEGLDASVTGWTPDVGHIINGDMDPLAKMKEYQSLINHVHFKDWDGNPEFTLMGKGKVDLLGVTQWLKDIGYSGWIICEDEGKEALEDPDFVTTHDGNWIQNDLIPALR, from the coding sequence ATGTCTCAAACACTTCCATTTCGCTGCGGATCAGAGGTTTACACCTGGTTTATGAGCAACAACGGTCAAACGCATCAAGGCCGGCTTGGTCACATGATTGAAGTCATCGCCAAAGCCGGATTCACGGGAATTCAGCCCATTTTTACCTGGATGGGCGATTTGATCGATCCCGATAAGCTGGAAGCAAAGTTGGATGAACAGGGCATTGAGCTGGCAGCATTAGCGCTTGCATTGGACTGGAATGAGGCTGAGGAAACCGAACGCGAGCGCGAAGTGGCCGATCATGCGATCAAAGTCTTGCAACGTTTTCCAGGCGCAGTTTTAAACACCGTGCAAATCCCAACAGGTCGTCACGACCTGGCAGAGCGACAAAAACGCCTTGTTAACATTGTAAACACCGTTTCAAAACGCGCCGCCGAAAAAGGCATTCCTTGCAGTTACCATCCTAATTCACCGCACACCTCCATTATCCGCACAGCCGAAGATTATAAAATCGTCCTCGAAGGACTGGACGCATCGGTTACCGGCTGGACGCCCGATGTAGGCCACATTATCAACGGCGACATGGATCCTTTGGCCAAAATGAAGGAATATCAGTCACTTATTAACCACGTCCATTTCAAGGATTGGGATGGAAACCCCGAATTTACATTAATGGGCAAGGGGAAAGTGGACCTCCTCGGCGTAACGCAGTGGTTGAAAGATATTGGTTACAGCGGCTGGATCATTTGTGAAGACGAAGGAAAAGAAGCATTGGAAGATCCCGATTTCGTAACTACACATGACGGCAATTGGATCCAAAACGACCTGATACCAGCATTAAGATAA